A single genomic interval of Anopheles marshallii chromosome 2, idAnoMarsDA_429_01, whole genome shotgun sequence harbors:
- the LOC128708482 gene encoding calcium-activated chloride channel regulator 1-like, whose amino-acid sequence MARTLALPLLVTVASVVIFGTGVPFASGASSITVEKSAYKNVVIEIRDNVPVDNCQTILQNLEIMLTSASQYLFNALDSRVYFGEVSVILPNHWPQSCIPYNQTRTSASGETADVTIRPHTKAEPSIWTQQYAGCGESGEQIYVDPEILGRETIWREFVREWAKYRYGVFDEIGYDRDPVYPRCYINDEHKVKLTGCSDAPVNDEGLCGSPSSPVPVPYNISRVLDPNARTSIMFAAESKSVTMFCDEGTHNRYAPTKHNQMCDRRSTYDVILKHSDFAPQNQMEFNPSVIINTVPKFSYKSRKLTRYVVVIGQTFVMRERETWSFLRRAIRKWIVYDLPATKTEIGIALANDTATYDMLPITSLQIEKNKDRIASFIPYTPSDLNRPTCLSCGISDAIHMLNEQTRHHGPANSIILVIAPGMDIEHESLARSARASKIRIATINYPIVEPRRPLDPLAHETGGSAYSVFECRDNSEKSLVTTYFELSNALYNIGKLYYEGNRNEFPVEIFRRVLIDSVGETNSQRSSRTVTGNFMLDPFMGPPAEFFIYVHNSENPLVSNVRLTNPNGIVYSSMSDARASMRQLSLLSTINETGIWNYSIERFQGNPQPHYVQVIATPRSKYAPVITARAWVHRSKAGGPIVLFAEVKKGDLPVVSAQVEVTVTKLERICERFRETTVQSDERFVLLDTGAGDPDITKGDGVYSRYFNADEFGGPGTYQLEVTVSDRGNTAYTLADGASYTATSNSQPGRCCGSSVPIPQKQSLDSFERILPPMTVFVSQADLINAAKVPVGRISDLSADVEGMKVRLSWTSPDMGGKNVARYEVKYATTIKDIVDNFDTAAVLWHHDTPFTFSIGEGSEFTMNITHEPHLFGQILYFAVRPYATLTKDAEPGPISNYVRAFVTKPKPTTLYPPSSTGGTESYDSIWSSYDGIAKNGDDSMDIIPRIAKSMDLGPELLLPIIAGIILLCALIFIYCWFCVIKKRHDTHDDEQKKPIKSFKSDTKLTTSHSVIVTAAGNGSSPSSNSTTSSSSSPNHQGTNHHGGQTTLPQSNSYDMGLGDHQTVGIPTIYNIDDDVLLAKKRYSAVINMGPPTHPMEQQLIEELKQQQHIIDTQSFIMPNHGGPTANGTLGPNNNNNCSVSIISTTSNNTTLTRTYNPNTGTIMVGGRTLSPYESWSASQLLQEHEQQHQRRHSPTLIDDLIDNNVQQPFYNPGQQVQQLHPQHAHMLGQPGTDQMSLLNNNHLNENGSPPVPPLPIYTTSPSVGATGAAVGNTTSYVYGQSHGSSVSSVNSGLGPIPNGGSTISGTDTKKRRNVTMV is encoded by the exons ATTATGCTAACGTCCGCGTCGCAGTATCTCTTCAATGCACTCGACAGCCGCGTGTACTTCGGCGAAGTGTCCGTGATCTTGCCGAACCATTGGCCCCAGTCGTGCATACCCTACAACCAAACGCGCACATCAGCGAGCGGCGAAACGGCGGACGTTACGATCCGACCCCATACCAAGGCCGAACCCTCGATCTGGACGCAACAGTACGCCGGATGCGGTGAGTCGGGCGAGCAAATCTACGTCGATCCGGAGATACTGGGCCGGGAAACTATCTGGCGGGAGTTTGTCCGCGAGTGGGCCAAGTACCGGTACGGTGTGTTCGACGAGATTGGGTACGATCGCGACCCGGTCTATCCGCGCTGCTACATCAACGACGAGCACAAGGTGAAGCTGACGGGCTGCTCGGACGCGCCGGTCAACGATGAGGGACTGTGCGGTAGCCCGTCCTCACCGGTGCCGGTCCCGTACAACATTAGCCGTGTGCTGGACCCGAACGCACGCACCAGCATCATGTTCGCGGCCGAATCCAAGAGCGTTACGATGTTCTGCGACGAAGGCACACACAACCGGTACGCTCCGACGAAGCACAATCAGATGTGCGATCGCCGCAGCACGTACGACGTGATACTGAAGCATTCGGACTTTGCGCCACAAAATCAGATGGAGTTTAACCCGTCGGTGATCATTAACACCGTGCCAAAGTTTAGCTACAAGTCGCGCAAACTGACCCGGTACGTCGTCGTGATTGGACAGACGTTCGTAATGCGGGAACGAGAGACTTGGAGCTTCCTGCGGCGTGCCATACGCAAGTGGATCGTGTACGATCTGCCGGCGACGAAGACCGAGATCGGTATCGCACTTGCGAACGATACGGCCACGTACGACATGCTGCCGATAACTTCACTGCAGATCGAGAAGAACAAGGACCGCATCGCGTCCTTCATCCCGTACACCCCGAGCGATCTGAACCGGCCGACTTGTCTGAGTTGCGGCATTTCCGACGCCATCCACATGCTGAACGAACAGACGCGGCACCACGGTCCGGCCAACTCGATCATTCTGGTGATCGCGCCCGGTATGGACATCGAACACGAGTCGCTAGCACGATCGGCACGGGCCTCGAAAATTCGcatcgccaccatcaactACCCGATAGTGGAGCCCCGGCGACCACTGGACCCGTTGGCGCACGAAACCGGCGGTAGCGCCTACTCCGTGTTCGAGTGTCGCGACAATTCGGAGAAATCGCTCGTCACCACGTACTTCGAGCTGTCGAACGCACTGTACAACATCGGGAAACTCTACTACGAGGGCAATCGTAACGAGTTCCCGGTAGAAATCTTCCGCCGCGTGCTGATTGATTCGGTGGGCGAAACCAACTCGCAGCGCAGTAGTCGCACTGTGACCGGGAACTTTATGCTCGATCCGTTCATGGGCCCGCCGGCAGAGTTCTTCATCTACGTGCACAACTCGGAGAATCCGCTCGTGTCCAACGTGCGCTTGACCAATCCGAACGGCATCGTGTACTCGTCGATGAGTGATGCGCGTGCGTCGATGCGGCAACTATCGCTGCTGTCCACGATCAACGAGACCGGCATCTGGAACTATTCGATCGAGCGGTTCCAGGGCAATCCGCAGCCACATTACGTGCAGGTGATCGCAACGCCACGCTCCAAGTACGCACCGGTTATAACGGCCCGGGCCTGGGTTCATCGCAGCAAGGCCGGCGGTCCGATCGTGCTGTTCGCGGAAGTGAAGAAGGGAGATCTGCCGGTGGTGTCGGCCCAGGTCGAAGTCACCGTTACCAAGCTGGAGCGCATCTGCGAGCGCTTCCGCGAAACAACCGTGCAGAGTGATGAGCGGTTCGTGCTGCTGGACACTGGTGCCGGTGATCCGGACATCACCAAGGGTGACGGAGTCTACTCACGCTACTTCAACGCGGATGAGTTCGGCGGTCCGGGCACTTACCAGCTGGAAGTGACGGTTAGCGATCGCGGCAACACGGCCTACACGCTTGCGGATGGTGCCAGTTACA CCGCCACGTCCAACTCGCAACCGGGACGTTGCTGCGGTAGTTCGGTGCCAATTCCCCAGAAGCAATCGCTCGATTCGTTCGAGCGCATTCTACCCCCAATGACGGTGTTCGTTAGCCAGGCGGATCTGATCAACGCCGCCAAAGTTCCGGTCGGTCGTATCAGCGATCTCAGCGCGGACGTGGAAGGTATGAAGGTACGGCTCAGCTGGACGTCCCCGGACATGGGTGGCAAGAATGTGGCCCGGTACGAGGTGAAGTATGCCACCACGATCAAGGACATTGTGGACAACTTCGACACGGCCGCCGTACTATGGCATCACGACACACCGTTTACGTTCTCCATCGGTGAAGGTAGCGAGTTCACGATGAACATTACGCACGAGCCGCATCTGTTCGGGCAGATCCTGTACTTTGCCGTCCGGCCGTATGCTACGCTCACAAAGGACGCCGAACCGGGACCGATCTCAAACTATGTGCGAGCGTTTGTGACGAAACCGAAGCCCACGACCCTTTACCCGCCGTCCAGTACGGGCGGTACGGAAAGCTACGACTCCATCTGGTCATCGTACGATGGCATCGCTAAGAATGGAGACGACAGCATGGACATTATTCCGCGCATTGCCAAAAGCATGGACCTTGGCCCAGAGCTGCTGCTGCCCATCATTGCCGGTATCATACTGCTGTGTGCGCTCATCTTCATCTACTGCTGGTTCTGTGTGATCAAGAAACGGCACGACACGCACGATGACGAGCAGAAGAAGCCGATCAAATCGTTCAAAAGCGACACGAAGCTCACCACAAGTCATAGCGTGATCGTGACGGCAGCCGGCAACGGTTCGTCACCTTCCTCCAACTCGACGACATCGTCATCTTCGTCGCCGAACCATCAAGGCACCAACCATCACGGTGGCCAAACGACGCTGCCACAGTCGAACTCGTACGACATGGGACTGGGTGATCACCAAACCGTCGGCATCCCGACCATCTACAACATCGACGACGACGTGCTGCTGGCCAAGAAGCGCTACAGTGCCGTCATCAACATGGGTCCACCGACACACCCGATGGAGCAGCAGCTGATCGAGGAGttaaagcagcagcagcacatcaTCGACACGCAGTCCTTCATCATGCCCAACCACGGAGGTCCCACGGCCAACGGTACGCTTGggcccaacaacaacaacaattgcaGCGTGAGCATCATTTCGACAACCTCCAACAACACCACGCTAACGCGCACCTACAATCCGAACACGGGCACGATCATGGTCGGTGGACGTACCCTCAGTCCCTACGAGTCCTGGTCTGCCTCGCAACTGCTGCAGGAACACGAACAGCAACACCAGCGACGCCACAGCCCAACGCTTATTGACGACCTAATCGACAATAACGTTCAACAGCCGTTCTACAATCCGGGCCAGCAGGTGCAGCAGCTGCATCCACAGCACGCCCATATGCTGGGCCAGCCAGGCACGGACCAAATGTCGCTGCTGAACAACAACCATCTGAACGAGAACGGTTCGCCACCGGTTCCACCACTGCCGATCTACACCACCAGCCCGAGCGTTGGTGCGACGGGAGCGGCCGTCGGTAATACGACCTCGTACGTGTACGGCCAAAGCCACGGTTCCTCGGTGAGTTCGGTAAACAGTGGCCTTGGCCCGATACCCAACGGGGGCTCCACGATAAGCGGCACGGACACGAAGAAGCGACGCAATGTCACTATGGTCTAA
- the LOC128709234 gene encoding Krueppel homolog 1-like: MDESSEELNLGEFNIIDNIIGSAVDDLLLKDNTNVHPYDYNALESLLLPLCRFCARENAQMVHISDVHLQIINDLRIPETHGTNVCTNICGSCNGFLEEFCKFRSVCEEGQKRIATLVAERHSVSNFVDFKLDFTVARKDLLPPTMLDVSTTPKMLNFIQTPEQGLMELVVDNAGLDHVVCERSDYTESILILAPIAPVVQPQISPQRVEATPVMEQKILFDACQPDASQNEALSLEECNFSPQHEQQNFVENIENSNDVLEPASNESAVSNSKKPEARRRVVDGCLQWVCLDCEKVFGSCFQLKKHRRNCELVGSKTSKRIATLVCDICGETMSTESALTMHRRKHEVKPNGPTAKSVSGSKLELTVCHVCGHTSKSRRALRLHLITHSSDKNVECPICSKRFKRQRDLRNHLDVHSGKKYECNACGKNFLTKVTLRNHARKHRDSYLKHECTVCTRQFVHPYQLQKHMLIHTSAYPYVCEICKAVFRTLGRFKRHVQKGHALPTSKMNIIEQTVTELNSWDDLIEYQPEVVPCELLDETVSEEISIRTDPVCDTLPVIFDDLTSESMLDQASPHFAVECFPEDSQPDDDGFYYCYGSTFLGTSVSVPNR, from the exons ATGGATGAATCCTCAGAA GAACTGAATTTAGGCGAATTCAACATCATCGATAACATCATTGGATCGGCTGTGGATGATTTGTTGTTGAAGGATAACACCAATGTACACCCTTACGACTACAATGCACTTGAAAGCCTACTCCTACCTCTATGTCGTTTCTGTGCCCGAGAAAATGCCCAAATGGTACACATATCGGATGTTCACCTGCAGATAATAAACGATTTGCGAATACCGGAAACACACGGGACAAACGTATGTACCAACATCTGTGGCAGTTGCAATGGTTTCCTGGAGGAATTTTGCAAGTTCCGCTCCGTGTGTGAAGAAGGACAAAAACGCATTGCAACGCTGGTGGCGGAACGGCACAGTGTGTCAAATTTTGTCGATTTCAAGTTGGATTTTACAGTTGCGAGAAAAGACTTGCTACCACCAACTATGCTGGATGTATCAACTACTCCAAAAATGCTGAATTTCATACAAACTCCCGAACAAGGGTTGATGGAATTGGTTGTGGATAACGCAGGTTTAGACCATGTGGTGTGTGAACGTTCCGATTACACAGAAAGTATTTTAATTCTAGCACCAATTGCTCCTGTAGTACAACCACAAATCAGTCCTCAACGAGTAGAGGCAACGCCTGTGATGGAACAGAAGATTTTGTTTGATGCATGTCAACCAGATGCCAGCCAAAACGAGGCGCTTTCTTTGGAAGAATGCAATTTTAGTCCGCAACACGAACAGCAAAACTTCGTAGAAAATATCGAAAACTCCAACGATGTTCTAGAACCGGCGTCGAACGAATCGGCAGTGAGTAACTCGAAGAAACCGGAAGCCCGTAGACGCGTTGTAGATGGATGCCTGCAATGGGTGTGTCTAGACTGCGAGAAGGTGTTTGGAAGTTGTTTTCAACTAAAGAAACATCGACGAAACTGTGAGTTGGTgggaagcaaaacatcaaagcGGATCGCAACATTAGTCTGTGATATTTGCGGGGAAACAATGTCCACCGAATCGGCTCTTACCATGCACAGGCGTAAACACGAAGTAAAACCAAATGGTCCAACTGCAAAGTCGGTTTCGGGCTCAAAGCTGGAACTTACCGTGTGTCACGTATGCGGACACACTAGCAAATCGAGGCGAGCGTTACGATTACATCTAATCACCCACAGCAGCGATAAAAATGTGGAGTGTCCGATCTGTAGTAAACGGTTCAAGCGCCAACGAGATTTGCGCAACCATTTGGACGTACATTCCGGAAAGAAGTATGAATGTAATGCATGTGGTAAGAATTTTTTAACGAAAGTTACGCTACGCAACCACGCTAGAAAACATCGTGACAGCTACCTGAAACACGAATGTACCGTATGCACCCGGCAGTTTGTTCATCCGTATCAGCTACAGAAGCACATGCTAATCCATACGAGCGCGTATCCTTATGTGTGCGAAATTTGCAAAGCAGTGTTTCGCACATTAGGACGTTTCAAGCGCCATGTACAGAAAGGCCACGCATTACCGACTAGCAAAATGAATATTATTGAACAGACCGTAACAGAGCTTAACAGTTGGGACGATCTGATCGAGTACCAACCGGAGGTAGTTCCGTGTGAGTTGTTGGATGAAACTGTTTCGGAAGAAATATCAATAAGGACCGATCCTGTCTGCGATACATTGCCGGTGATTTTTGATGATTTAACTTCGGAATCAATGCTCGATCAAGCTTCACCACATTTTGCGGTGGAATGTTTCCCCGAGGACAGCCAaccggatgatgatgggttttACTACTGTTACGGATCAACGTTTCTCGGCACATCTGTCTCGGTACCTAATCGATGA
- the LOC128709198 gene encoding uncharacterized protein LOC128709198 — MAELCNLLACRLCLQKQFQLLPMFPANEPVNDELLRKIHECATVRISYEYDQSSVICIKCIVDVEQFYAFKQRCVESDLLFQKMRLDCSDKGMEESEFENAVLPEAAFMEPITNLESPQQYDGTKPMDSFIGPSKLVRVGYNYHVVRVNDETDVLVYHKHRFYQPTKATEWNRWVCVANGSHSCTARLTISSREGFPVALFTKSIRHNHPDTIVQTIGTSEPTQEEVVQILPQCTLVLDCNQRMRLLFGGYRYRLRKAIYGVGKSLWSCVQSDCSATIELSYEDFYTCATGDRTHSHEVDEGNVPTTSNPNTELMPQRQPKHTRGNSGLNYHITDGVLVYSGNYYKPHNATSTNQTDDATNNVWKCIATDCAAKVRKYLKYVAMINSNHNHVKQTTNKATKQTIQQGVNYSLYVEENGYVRLGHRKQKYTFQKLLPNDTSEWACIWKGSGCTAMLRMLPDEQLVYSASIEPTIKHEHRVGNVVEKYFPTITTAQNTEKNLWTTSSYELLWNSNSKPIILRQHDRYYGRTAFKNGTIVWHCVRSINTHCEATITIHKSGDIIAEHSVHDHEKSRINGLKVRSLGQAHTTRDIFASPGPVRLLAGGFNYRRMHNDQLDIDIVVHVAHKYLSDGLETKGYHCILRDEPQACPGKIVLTNNALCAEIVATHNHLARTVPKTVEPERTAQVVVEGPNYELIYSMTGRNCLLLHEGHVFRVYKLLEPTQTSRWRCIHAEVGCKAFLSVPLTLSKPAAMDAQPHDHSRVKHDTAAGLVKVKQEIVEEPERNSYEESPRLRPRVREAVDAEDVKRTLALINPTTSDSNPLSVFQDIRGTLIKEEMKREMLQIKPDPDAMTCFLNGHLYVRQFEDLQTLDAPEWMCAFRWTLSCSARLSDLSVHTHERFASVRTNDRFNMLKTLISHGLIAQRGVITQMPERRKVSEYELLPSNGNLSLIIDENRYYFYKAKNNGEWLWRCVRYRWQGCKIGVAVSHCFGKYYYQPYGKTEHVHSS; from the exons ATGGCCGAATTGTG CAATCTATTGGCATGCCGGCTGTGCTTGCAGAAGCAGTTCCAGCTCCTACCAATGTTCCCGGCCAACGAACCGGTCAATGATGAGCTGCTGCGGAAGATACATGAATGTGCTACGGTGCGAATATCATACGAGTACGATCAAAGTTCCGTCATCTGCATCAAGTGCATCGTGGACGTGGAACAGTTCTACGCCTTCAAGCAGCGTTGCGTGGAAAGTGATTTGTTGTTTCAGAAAATGCGCCTAGACTGTAGCGACAAAGGTATGGAAGAGAGCGAGTTTGAAAATGCCGTCTTACCGGAGGCAGCATTTATGGAACCAATCACTAATCTGGAAAGCCCGCAGCAGTACGATGGAACGAAACCAATGGACAGTTTCATTGGACCATCGAAGCTGGTGCGTGTTGGTTACAATTACCATGTCGTGCGCGTGAACGACGAGACAGATGTGCTAGTGTACCACAAGCATAGGTtttaccaaccaaccaaagcCACCGAATGGAATCGGTGGGTTTGTGTGGCAAATGGTTCCCACAGCTGTACGGCTAGACTGACCATCTCTTCTAGGGAGGGCTTTCCTGTAGCCTTGTTCACTAAATCCATACGGCATAACCATCCCGATACAATCGTGCAAACGATAGGTACTTCGGAACCTACCCAAGAGGAAGTAGTACAAATACTACCCCAGTGTACGCTAGTTCTGGACTGTAATCAACGAATGCGCCTACTATTCGGAGgatatcgatatcgattacGGAAGGCTATTTATGGCGTTGGAAAAAGTTTATGGAGTTGCGTTCAATCCGACTGTTCGGCGACCATAGAGTTGTCGTACGAAGATTTCTATACATGTGCGACAGGAGATCGAACGCACTCTCACGAAGTGGATGAAGGGAATGTTCCAACAACTTCAAATCCAAACACGGAACTTATGCCTCAAAGGCAACCAAAGCATACGCGTGGGAATAGTGGTCTCAACTACCATATAACAGATGGCGTACTAGTGTACAGTGGAAATTACTACAAGCCACATAATGCTACTtcaacaaaccaaacagaCGATGCCACGAACAATGTGTGGAAATGTATCGCCACTGATTGTGCCGCCAAAGTAAGGAAATATTTAAAGTACGTAGCAATGATCAACAGCAATCATAATCACGTTAAGCAGACCACAAATAAggcaacgaaacaaaccatACAGCAGGGTGTTAATTATAGTCTCTATGTAGAGGAAAACGGCTATGTTCGATTGGGGCATCGTAAGCAAAAGTACACTTTTCAGAAACTTCTCCCAAACGACACCTCGGAATGGGCTTGCATCTGGAAGGGTTCGGGTTGTACGGCAATGTTACGAATGCTACCAGACGAACAGCTCGTCTACAGTGCCAGCATCGAACCCACCATCAAACATGAACATCGGGTAGGAAATGtagttgaaaaatatttccccaCCATCACAACAGCACAGAACACCGAAAAGAATTTATGGACCACTTCATCCTATGAACTTTTGTGGAACAGCAACAGTAAACCGATCATCCTCCGACAGCATGATCGATACTACGGACGAACAGCGTTCAAAAACGGTACGATCGTGTGGCATTGCGTTCGGAGTATCAACACTCACTGCGAAGCGACCATCACGATCCACAAATCTGGTGACATTATTGCCGAACATTCGGTTCACGATCACGAGAAAAGCCGCATAAATGGTCTAAAAGTCCGATCGCTTGGCCAAGCTCATACTACGCGTGATATTTTTGCTAGTCCCGGTCCGGTTCGCTTATTAGCCGGAGGCTTCAACTACCGTCGTATGCACAACGATCAGCTAGACATCGATATCGTTGTGCACGTGGCCCATAAGTACTTATCCGACGGTCTCGAAACGAAAGGCTACCACTGTATACTGCGTGACGAACCGCAAGCCTGTCCCGGTAAGATCGTTCTCACCAACAACGCACTCTGTGCTGAGATAGTGGCGACACATAATCACCTGGCTCGTACGGTACCGAAGACGGTCGAACCGGAGCGGACCGCACAAGTGGTCGTAGAAGGACCCAACTATGAGCTCATCTATTCGATGACTGGGCGGAACTGTTTGCTGCTGCACGAAGGACACGTCTTCCGTGTGTACAAGCTGCTGGAACCTACGCAAACATCTCGGTGGCGTTGTATACACGCCGAAGTCGGGTGTAAAGCGTTCCTGAGTGTGCCACTAACGCTCAGCAAACCGGCAGCGATGGATGCCCAGCCGCATGATCATTCGCGTGTAAAGCATGACACTGCGGCCGGTTTGGTAAAGGTGAAACAAGAAATTGTAGAAGAGCCTGAGCGGAATAGCTACGAGGAATCACCACGATTAAGACCGCGAGTTCGGGAAGCTGTGGATGCAGAGGATGTGAAACGAACGCTAGCACTAATCAATCCAACGACATCAGACTCCAATCCGTTGAGTGTGTTCCAGGACATTCGTGGAACGTTGATAAAGGAGGAGATGAAACGCGAAATGTTGCAGATTAAGCCCGACCCCGATGCGATGACCTGTTTCCTTAATGGTCATCTTTACGTGCGTCAATTCGAAGATCTCCAAACGCTTGATGCACCCGAATGGATGTGTGCGTTCCGCTGGACGCTGAGTTGTAGTGCCCGGTTAAGTGATCTCTCTGTCCACACGCACGAACGGTTCGCCTCCGTGCGTACGAACGATCGGTTCAACATGCTGAAAACATTGATCTCTCACGGGTTGATCGCCCAGCGGGGCGTTATCACACAGATGCCCGAACGTCGGAAGGTGTCCGAGTACGAGCTGCTACCGAGCAATGGGAATCTTTCGCTAATAATTGACGAGAACCGATATTACTTCTACAAGGCAAAGAACAACGGAGAATGGTTGTGGCGTTGCGTACGGTACCGCTGGCAAGGGTGTAAGATCGGTGTGGCCGTATCACATTGCTTCGGGAAGTATTACTATCAACCTTACGGCAAAACCGAACACGTACATTCCTCCTAA